Part of the Spinacia oleracea cultivar Varoflay chromosome 5, BTI_SOV_V1, whole genome shotgun sequence genome, AGAAGACCTTGCCAACCTCAAGGTTGCTTTTGAGCATAACATCCTTTTCCATCTTTTTCCTCATAATTTCATCCTTCTTTCTGTTCCATTCAGTGATTAGTCCGTTTATACCATCATCGATTTTTAAGCAATTTGTTGTTGAAAGTGAACCTATTAACTACAAAAAAATCGATGATTTGTCGGGAAACAAGGCGTGTGATCCAAATACAGCTCTACTAAGGGTGTATATGTATGATATGCCTCCTGAATTTCATTTCGGGTTGTTAGATTGGAAACCAAGTCAGAACCAAATATGGCCTGATGTTAGTGATCTAAAGGATGTTCCGCGATATCCTGGTGGCTTAAATTTGCAACACAGTATAGAGTATTGGCTCACTCTTGATCTTCTGTCAtctaaaattaagaaaatagttAGACCTTGTAGTGTTATTAGAGTAAAAAAACCAAGTCAAGCAGATTTTATTTTCGTGCCATTTTTTGCATCCCTAAGTTACAACCGGCATTCTGAGGTTTTGGCAGAAGAGAATGTTAGCCTCAACCAGAAATTACAAGTTAAATTAGTAGAGTTCTTGATGAGTCGGCCAGAATGGATCAAGTCTGGTGGGAAGGACCATATTATCGTTGCACATCATCCGAATAGTTTGTCGTATGTCATAAAGGAGCTTGGTTCTGCTAGATTTGTGCTCGCAGATTTTGGGAGATATGCTGCTGCAACTGCTAATTTAGACAAGGATGTCATTGCTCCTTACCACCATCTTGTTACGAGCATCAGTAATAACAACTCAGCCCCGTTTGACAAGCGTCCTACATTGGCATATTTTCAAGGAGCAATCTTCAGGAAGGATGTGAGTAGTCTCATCTCTTTGCACCAAATTGCAAGCTTTATAAGTTTCTTTATGTGGAATTTTCATGTCTTTCTGCTTGATACTATATTTGCATTTTCTGGAGACTGTTTTCTTGTTTGGAAGTGGTAGTTTGCAGATTCAGGGTTTTTTAATGGTCTATAGACCGATATTGAGCCAGATTAAGTTAAGTCCATAATCAGATTTTCATTTTCCATATCAGATTGAGAAAAATGGAACAGTAATTGAAACTATCCTTAGTAAAGGGCCCTCTCTTCTTCTGTTTTTGTTTGGAGGTAATGGAGAAGACTTGTTTAGCAAAATCACCGAGAAGATATAGTATCATAACAATCATTAATGTTGATCCAGTTGTTCAAAATTTTCTTCCACGCCTTTTTTACAACAACATTCTTGAGAAAATTTCCTCACCATGCTGATAGTTGAGAGTATATGAAAATTTGCTACTAGGTTAAGGATTTGTTTTCAGTGAAAATACTGTTTTCGGAAAGAGATCAGCATTCTTTCCAAAAGAGGAGGTGttatgttatttttttaagGGGAAGAGGAGGTGTTATGTATGACGGACTGAAGTTGGTACAAATGAGGGCAAACTGATTTCCCCACTTCTTAAATGGATCATTTGATCATGTAAACAACAGAGAATTAATTTTGTGAACCCAAATTACTTGGATTGTTGCCATCATATGCTCTATCAAATAACCCTAGATGTTTCCTATGAGTGAAAGTTCGACATGTCTTGAATAGATTTCCACTTTTTACTCGT contains:
- the LOC110799405 gene encoding probable arabinosyltransferase ARAD1; translated protein: MAKKTLPTSRLLLSITSFSIFFLIISSFFLFHSVISPFIPSSIFKQFVVESEPINYKKIDDLSGNKACDPNTALLRVYMYDMPPEFHFGLLDWKPSQNQIWPDVSDLKDVPRYPGGLNLQHSIEYWLTLDLLSSKIKKIVRPCSVIRVKKPSQADFIFVPFFASLSYNRHSEVLAEENVSLNQKLQVKLVEFLMSRPEWIKSGGKDHIIVAHHPNSLSYVIKELGSARFVLADFGRYAAATANLDKDVIAPYHHLVTSISNNNSAPFDKRPTLAYFQGAIFRKDGGAIRQELYYLLKDEKDVHFTFGTTAKGGRRLASHGMGSSKFCLNIAGDTPSSNRLFDAIVSHCVPVIISDNIELPYEDVLDYSEFSVFVLASDAVKPGFLVNLLREIDVDEWTKMWERLKEVAIHFEYQYPSQTGDAVDMIWQAFARKQQSAVKMKRRQRRYRLP